One genomic region from Homo sapiens chromosome 12 genomic scaffold, GRCh38.p14 alternate locus group ALT_REF_LOCI_1 HSCHR12_2_CTG2 encodes:
- the TAS2R50 gene encoding taste receptor type 2 member 50, with protein MITFLYIFFSILIMVLFVLGNFANGFIALVNFIDWVKRKKISSADQILTALAVSRIGLLWALLLNWYLTVLNPAFYSVELRITSYNAWVVTNHFSMWLAANLSIFYLLKIANFSNLLFLHLKRRVRSVILVILLGTLIFLVCHLLVANMDESMWAEEYEGNMTGKMKLRNTVHLSYLTVTTLWSFIPFTLSLISFLMLICSLCKHLKKMQLHGEGSQDLSTKVHIKALQTLISFLLLCAIFFLFLIVSVWSPRRLRNDPVVMVSKAVGNIYLAFDSFILIWRTKKLKHTFLLILCQIRC; from the coding sequence ATGATAacttttctatacatttttttttcaattctaatAATGGTTTTATTTGTTCTCGGAAACTTTGCCAATGGCTTCATAGCACTGGTAAATTTCATTGACTGGGTGAAGAGAAAAAAGATCTCCTCAGCTGACCAAATTCTCACTGCTCTGGCGGTCTCCAGAATTGGTTTGCTCTGGGCATTATTATTAAATTGGTATTTAACTGTGTTGAATCCAGCTTTTTATAGTGTAGAATTAAGAATTACTTCTTATAATGCCTGGGTTGTAACCAACCATTTCAGCATGTGGCTTGCTGCTAACCTCAGCATATTTTATTTGCTCAAGATTGCCAATTTCTCCaaccttctttttcttcatttaaagagGAGAGTTAGGAGTGTCATTCTGGTGATACTGTTGGGGACTTTGATATTTTTGGTTTGTCATCTTCTTGTGGCAAACATGGATGAGAGTATGTGGGCAGAAGAATATGAAGGAAACATGACTGGGAAGATGAAATTGAGGAATACAGTACATCTTTCATATTTGACTGTAACTACCCTATGGAGCTTCATACCCTTTACTCTGTCCCTGATATCTTTTCTGATGCTAATCTGTTCTCTGTGTAAACATCTCAAGAAGATGCAGCTCCATGGAGAAGGATCGCAAGATCTCAGCACCAAGGTCCACATAAAAGCTTTGCAAACTCTGATCTCCTTCCTCTTGTTATGtgccattttctttctattcctaatCGTTTCGGTTTGGAGTCCTAGGAGGCTGCGGAATGACCCGGTTGTCATGGTTAGCAAGGCTGTTGGAAACATATATCTTGCATTCGACTCATTCATCCTAATTTGGAGAACCAAGAAGCTAAAAcacacctttcttttgattttgtgtCAGATTAGGTGCTGA
- the TAS2R20 gene encoding taste receptor type 2 member 20, with product MMSFLHIVFSILVVVAFILGNFANGFIALINFIAWVKRQKISSADQIIAALAVSRVGLLWVILLHWYSTVLNPTSSNLKVIIFISNAWAVTNHFSIWLATSLSIFYLLKIVNFSRLIFHHLKRKAKSVVLVIVLGSLFFLVCHLVMKHTYINVWTEECEGNVTWKIKLRNAMHLSNLTVAMLANLIPFTLTLISFLLLIYSLCKHLKKMQLHGKGSQDPSTKIHIKALQTVTSFLILLAIYFLCLIISFWNFKMRPKEIVLMLCQAFGIIYPSFHSFILIWGNKTLKQTFLSVLWQVTCWAKGQNQSTP from the coding sequence ATGATGAGTTTTCTACACATTGTTTTTTCCATTCTAGTAGTGGTTGCATTTATTCTTGGAAATTTTGCCAATGGCTTTATAGCACTGATAAATTTCATTGCCTGGGTCAAGAGACAAAAGATCTCCTCAGCTGATCAAATTATTGCTGCTCTGGCAGTCTCCAGAGTTGGTTTGCTCTGGGTAATATTATTACATTGGTATTCAACTGTGTTGAATCCAACTTCAtctaatttaaaagtaataatttttatttctaatgccTGGGCAGTAACCAATCATTTCAGCATCTGGCTTGCTACTAGCCTCAGCATATTTTATTTGCTCAAGATCGTCAATTTCTCCAGACTTATTTTTCATCACTTAAAAAGGAAGGCTAAGAGTGTAGTTCTGGTGATAGTGTTGgggtctttgttctttttggtttgtCACCTTGTGATGAAACACACGTATATAAATGTGTGGACAGAAGAATGTGAAGGAAACGTAACTTGGAAGATCAAACTGAGGAATGCAATGCACCTTTCCAACTTGACTGTAGCCATGCTAGCAAACTTGATACCATTCACTCTGACCCTGATATCTTTTCTGCTGTTAATCTACTCTCTGTGTAAACATCTGAAGAAGATGCAGCTCCATGGCAAAGGATCTCAAGATCCCAGCACCAAGATCCACATAAAAGCTCTGCAAACTGTGACCTCCTTCCTCATATTACTTGCCATTTACTTTCTGTGTCTAATCATATCGTTTTGGAATTTTAAGATGCGACCAAAAGAAATTGTCTTAATGCTTTGCCAAGCTTTTGGAATCATATATCCATCATTCCACTCATTCATTCTGATTTGGGGGAACAAGACGCTAAAGCAGacctttctttcagttttgtggCAGGTGACTTGCTGGGCAAAAGGACAGAACCAGTCAACTCCATAG